From the genome of Variovorax sp. RA8, one region includes:
- a CDS encoding 3-hydroxyacyl-CoA dehydrogenase NAD-binding domain-containing protein — translation MTAEYKVLGDVAVITLANPPVNGLGHATRIGITDGLSKALDDAAVKAIVITGAGKAFSGGADIKEFGTPKALQEPNLLSVILALEASTKPIVAAIHSVCMGGGLELAMGCHYRVAAPGTSVALPEVKLGLLPGAGGTQRLPRVLGVETALNMIVSGEAVKSEMLASLPGQKLFDKLAASPESLFEEAIEFAKAMAAKGGDLPLVRNLPCKHPQGDAYFQFARNTVGAMSKNYPAPLKCVDAVEAATKLKFDEGMAEERRSFVALMFTPESAALRHLFMAERAASRIPDVPEDTPQRPIKSVGVIGAGTMGGGITMNFLNAGIPVKILEMKQEALDHGIATIRKNYEAQVKKGKLQADKYEQRMALLSTTLDYNDLKDADLIIEAVFEELGVKEKVFKELDRVAKPGAILASNTSTLDVDKIAAFTKRPQDVVGMHFFSPANVMKLLEVVRGKHTAKDVLATVMGVAKKIKKTAVVSGVCDGFIGNRMIEQYSRQAGFLLDEGATPQQVDRAIEKFGFAMGPFRMGDLAGNDIGWAIRKRRAVEHPDMKYSRTADKLCELGRFGQKTGAGWYDYQAGKRDAIPSQLVNKMIEDHRKELGITPRKISDEEIVQRLVYALVNEGAHILEDGIASKSGDIDMVYLTGYGFPIWRGGPMHYANQVGLFNVAEAMKRFARNPRDDAAFWQPAPLIRKLVAEGRQFG, via the coding sequence ATGACGGCTGAATACAAAGTGCTTGGCGATGTCGCCGTGATCACCCTGGCCAACCCCCCGGTCAATGGACTCGGGCACGCGACGCGCATCGGCATCACCGACGGCCTCTCGAAGGCCCTGGACGACGCGGCCGTCAAGGCGATCGTGATCACCGGCGCCGGCAAGGCCTTCTCGGGCGGCGCCGACATCAAGGAATTCGGCACGCCGAAGGCGCTGCAGGAGCCCAACCTTCTGAGCGTGATCCTCGCCCTCGAGGCATCGACCAAGCCGATCGTCGCGGCCATCCATTCGGTCTGCATGGGCGGCGGCCTCGAACTGGCCATGGGCTGCCACTACCGCGTCGCCGCGCCCGGCACCAGCGTCGCGCTGCCCGAGGTCAAGCTGGGCCTCCTGCCCGGCGCCGGCGGCACGCAGCGCCTGCCGCGCGTGCTGGGTGTCGAGACCGCGCTCAACATGATCGTGAGCGGCGAGGCCGTGAAAAGCGAGATGCTCGCTTCGCTGCCGGGTCAGAAGCTGTTCGACAAGCTGGCGGCCTCGCCCGAGTCGCTGTTCGAGGAGGCGATCGAGTTCGCCAAGGCGATGGCTGCCAAGGGCGGCGATCTGCCGCTGGTGCGCAACCTGCCGTGCAAGCATCCGCAAGGCGACGCCTACTTCCAGTTCGCGCGCAACACCGTCGGCGCGATGTCGAAGAACTATCCGGCGCCGCTCAAGTGCGTGGACGCGGTCGAGGCTGCCACCAAGCTCAAGTTCGACGAGGGCATGGCCGAGGAGCGCCGTTCCTTCGTAGCCTTGATGTTCACGCCCGAGTCGGCGGCGCTGCGTCACCTGTTCATGGCCGAGCGCGCGGCTTCGCGCATTCCCGACGTGCCCGAAGACACGCCCCAGCGCCCCATCAAGTCTGTGGGTGTGATCGGTGCCGGCACCATGGGAGGCGGCATCACCATGAACTTCCTCAACGCCGGCATCCCCGTCAAGATCCTCGAGATGAAGCAGGAGGCCCTGGACCACGGCATCGCCACCATCCGCAAGAACTACGAGGCCCAGGTCAAGAAGGGCAAGCTCCAGGCCGACAAGTACGAGCAACGCATGGCGCTGCTGTCCACCACGCTGGACTACAACGACCTGAAGGACGCCGACCTCATCATCGAGGCCGTCTTCGAGGAGCTGGGCGTCAAGGAGAAGGTCTTCAAGGAACTCGACCGCGTCGCCAAGCCCGGGGCCATCCTCGCGTCCAACACCTCCACCCTCGACGTCGACAAGATCGCCGCCTTCACCAAGCGCCCGCAGGACGTCGTCGGCATGCACTTCTTCAGCCCTGCCAACGTGATGAAGCTGTTGGAGGTCGTGCGCGGGAAGCACACCGCCAAGGACGTGCTCGCCACCGTCATGGGCGTCGCCAAGAAGATCAAGAAGACGGCGGTGGTCTCCGGCGTGTGCGACGGCTTCATCGGCAACCGCATGATCGAGCAGTACTCGCGCCAGGCCGGCTTCCTCCTCGACGAGGGCGCCACCCCGCAGCAGGTGGACCGCGCCATCGAGAAGTTCGGCTTCGCCATGGGCCCCTTCCGCATGGGCGACCTGGCCGGCAACGACATCGGCTGGGCGATCCGCAAGCGCCGCGCCGTCGAGCATCCCGACATGAAGTACAGCCGCACCGCCGACAAGCTGTGCGAGCTCGGCCGCTTCGGCCAGAAGACCGGGGCAGGGTGGTACGACTACCAGGCGGGCAAGCGCGACGCGATCCCGTCGCAGCTCGTCAACAAGATGATCGAGGACCACCGCAAGGAGCTCGGCATCACGCCGCGCAAGATCTCCGACGAGGAGATCGTGCAGCGCCTGGTCTACGCGCTGGTCAACGAGGGCGCGCACATCCTGGAGGACGGCATCGCTTCCAAGTCGGGCGACATCGACATGGTCTACCTCACCGGCTACGGCTTCCCCATATGGCGCGGCGGCCCCATGCACTACGCCAACCAGGTCGGACTCTTCAACGTGGCCGAGGCGATGAAGCGCTTCGCAAGGAACCCGCGCGACGATGCGGCGTTCTGGCAGCCCGCGCCGCTGATCCGGAAGCTGGTGGCCGAAGGCAGGCAGTTCGGCTGA
- a CDS encoding ABC transporter ATP-binding protein, translating to MLKLEDIHAYYGKSHVLHGVSFGVNPGEIVALLGRNGSGRSTTAKAIMGLVHAEGGLHWKGQDILRRKAYEIAHLGIGYVPENRDIFPRLTVHQNLMLGQKGSGKGSRWSFDDMYGMFPRLKERQHTEAGVLSGGEQQMLTLCRTLMGDPDLIIIDEPTEGLAPKIVELVGQYLRTLKDKGISVLLIEQKLTIAMEISDRALVMGHGSIVFDGTPNSLRGDAATRKEWLEV from the coding sequence ATGCTGAAACTCGAAGACATCCACGCCTACTACGGCAAGAGCCACGTGCTGCATGGCGTTTCCTTCGGCGTCAACCCGGGCGAAATCGTGGCGCTGCTGGGCCGCAATGGCTCGGGCCGCTCGACCACCGCCAAGGCCATCATGGGCCTGGTGCATGCCGAGGGCGGCCTGCACTGGAAGGGGCAGGACATCCTGCGCCGCAAGGCCTACGAGATCGCGCATCTGGGCATCGGCTACGTGCCCGAGAACCGCGACATCTTCCCCAGGCTCACCGTGCACCAGAACCTGATGCTCGGGCAGAAGGGCAGCGGCAAAGGAAGCCGCTGGTCCTTCGACGACATGTACGGCATGTTCCCGCGCCTCAAGGAACGCCAGCACACCGAGGCCGGCGTGCTCTCGGGCGGCGAGCAGCAGATGCTGACGCTGTGCCGCACCCTGATGGGTGACCCCGACCTGATCATCATCGACGAGCCCACCGAGGGCCTGGCGCCCAAGATCGTGGAGCTGGTGGGGCAGTACCTGCGCACGCTCAAGGACAAGGGCATCTCGGTGCTGCTGATCGAGCAGAAGCTGACCATCGCGATGGAGATCTCGGACCGCGCCCTCGTGATGGGCCACGGCAGCATCGTGTTCGACGGCACGCCGAACAGCCTGCGCGGAGATGCCGCGACGCGCAAGGAGTGGCTCGAGGTCTGA
- a CDS encoding ABC transporter ATP-binding protein, translated as MTHALELKSLRKNFGKTEIIRGVDLAVEAGDRIAIIGPNGAGKSTLFNLISGRLAPTSGEVLLNGQRIDGKKPFEVNRLGLSRSFQITNIFPKLSVFENLRCGVLWSLGYRYTFLRFLSNLDDANERAEELLRQVHLEKKRDVLAVNLTYAEQRALEIGVTIAGGAGVILLDEPTAGMSKTETAHFIALIKQVTVGKTLLTVEHDMGVVFGLADKIAVVVYGEVIAFDTPAAVRANARVQEAYLGSAVADAQSGGH; from the coding sequence ATGACCCATGCATTGGAACTGAAGTCGCTGCGCAAGAATTTCGGGAAGACCGAGATCATCCGCGGCGTCGACCTCGCCGTGGAGGCTGGCGACCGGATCGCCATCATCGGCCCCAACGGCGCCGGCAAGTCCACGCTGTTCAACCTGATCAGCGGGCGGCTCGCGCCCACCAGCGGCGAGGTGCTGCTCAACGGCCAGCGCATCGACGGCAAGAAGCCCTTCGAGGTCAACCGGCTCGGCCTCTCACGCAGCTTCCAGATCACCAACATCTTCCCCAAGCTCAGCGTGTTCGAGAACCTGCGCTGCGGCGTGCTGTGGAGCCTCGGCTACCGCTACACCTTCCTGCGCTTTCTCTCGAACCTGGACGACGCCAACGAGCGGGCCGAGGAGCTGCTGCGCCAGGTCCACCTTGAAAAGAAGCGCGACGTGCTCGCAGTCAACCTGACCTATGCCGAGCAGCGTGCACTGGAGATCGGGGTCACCATCGCCGGCGGCGCCGGCGTGATCCTGCTGGACGAGCCCACCGCCGGCATGAGCAAGACCGAGACCGCGCATTTCATCGCGCTGATCAAGCAGGTCACGGTGGGCAAGACCCTGCTGACCGTCGAGCACGACATGGGCGTGGTCTTCGGCCTGGCCGACAAGATCGCCGTGGTCGTGTACGGCGAGGTGATCGCTTTCGACACACCCGCGGCGGTGCGTGCCAACGCGCGCGTGCAGGAGGCCTACCTCGGGTCGGCCGTGGCCGATGCGCAGAGCGGGGGGCACTGA
- a CDS encoding branched-chain amino acid ABC transporter permease — MSTTHDGLQQAPASVAAPAGPASPRQYYRFKPWNIGRYLIWTLFALALIAAPHVFRSSLALTMLSQMGYLIVICLSYNILLGQGGMLSFGHAVYTGLGSFIAIHAMNLATKGAVPVPLVLIPVVGGLAGMFFAVIFGYVTTKKSGTTFAMITLGIGELVAAMSLMFPTFFGGEGGVTTNRVYGTPFLGFTFGPQIHVYYLIAAYCFVCTALMYAFTGTPLGRILNAVRDNPERVEFIGYNTQRVRYFAFIIAGFFAGVGGGLAAINFEIVNAADSLNAIRSGGYLLFTFLGGATFFFGPIIGAVLLVFASVLLSELSKAWQLYFGLVFVFMVMFAPGGIASLIMMNLRVAKFGKFNRLWGLYGAFALAAIPLVAGAAAVIEMIYHIQLNSALGPTLNFFGMTLDTSGFASWAVSVALLVVGVVLIELVRRRFVRVWGKAQEEIEAEIKRGEAA, encoded by the coding sequence ATGAGCACGACCCACGACGGTCTCCAGCAGGCGCCGGCATCGGTGGCTGCGCCCGCCGGCCCCGCGAGCCCCAGGCAGTACTACCGTTTCAAGCCCTGGAACATCGGCCGCTACCTCATCTGGACCCTGTTCGCGCTCGCGTTGATCGCCGCGCCGCACGTGTTCCGCAGCAGCCTTGCGCTGACCATGCTTTCGCAGATGGGCTATCTCATCGTCATCTGCCTGAGCTACAACATCCTGCTTGGCCAGGGCGGGATGCTGAGCTTCGGCCATGCGGTGTACACCGGGCTCGGCTCCTTCATCGCCATCCACGCGATGAATCTGGCAACCAAGGGCGCGGTCCCGGTGCCGCTGGTGCTGATCCCGGTCGTTGGCGGACTGGCGGGCATGTTCTTCGCGGTGATCTTCGGCTACGTCACGACCAAGAAGTCCGGCACCACCTTCGCGATGATCACGCTGGGCATCGGCGAACTCGTGGCGGCGATGTCGCTGATGTTCCCGACCTTCTTCGGTGGGGAGGGTGGCGTCACCACCAACCGGGTCTACGGAACGCCTTTCCTGGGCTTTACCTTCGGCCCGCAGATCCATGTCTACTATCTGATCGCGGCCTACTGCTTCGTGTGCACGGCGCTGATGTACGCCTTCACCGGCACGCCCCTGGGCCGCATCCTGAATGCGGTGCGCGACAACCCGGAGCGGGTGGAGTTCATCGGCTACAACACGCAGCGGGTGCGCTACTTCGCCTTCATCATCGCCGGCTTCTTCGCGGGCGTGGGCGGCGGGCTCGCGGCGATCAACTTCGAGATCGTCAACGCGGCCGACAGCCTGAACGCGATCCGCTCGGGCGGCTACCTTCTGTTCACCTTCCTCGGCGGCGCGACCTTCTTCTTCGGGCCGATCATCGGCGCGGTGCTGCTGGTGTTCGCGTCGGTGCTGCTGTCGGAGCTCTCCAAGGCCTGGCAGCTCTACTTCGGCCTGGTGTTCGTCTTCATGGTGATGTTCGCGCCGGGCGGCATCGCGAGCCTCATCATGATGAACCTGCGGGTGGCGAAGTTCGGCAAGTTCAACCGCCTGTGGGGCCTGTACGGCGCGTTCGCGCTGGCGGCCATCCCGCTGGTGGCAGGCGCCGCCGCGGTGATCGAAATGATCTATCACATCCAGCTCAACTCGGCCCTCGGGCCCACGCTCAACTTCTTCGGCATGACGCTCGACACCTCCGGCTTCGCGAGCTGGGCGGTCTCGGTGGCGCTGCTGGTGGTCGGCGTGGTGTTGATCGAGCTGGTGCGGCGCCGCTTCGTGCGGGTCTGGGGCAAGGCCCAGGAAGAGATCGAGGCCGAGATCAAGCGCGGGGAGGCGGCATGA
- a CDS encoding branched-chain amino acid ABC transporter permease gives MNLEFFVISLLNGVSYGLLLFMLSSGLTLIFSMMGVLNFAHTSFYMLGAYVAYTLSGIIGFWPALFIAPLLIGVLGAGFERYSLRRVHKYGHVPELLVTFGLSYLILELVQLVWGRSTVPYGLPPQLQGPLFTLYGTQFPRSRSFIMLVALLMLLSVWLLLTRTRIGLVIQAALKHPEMVEALGHNVPRVFMLVFGGGAALAGLAGVVGGNTYVTEPAMAAAVGSIIFVVVVVGGMGSLAGAFLASLLIGIIQTFAVAMDQSLATGLQAIGVAVSEQTFGYELLKLTISQVAPILPYLFLVLILIFRPKGLLGTRED, from the coding sequence ATGAACCTCGAATTCTTCGTCATCTCGCTGCTCAACGGCGTCAGCTACGGGCTGCTGCTGTTCATGCTGAGCTCCGGCCTGACGCTGATCTTCAGCATGATGGGCGTGCTCAACTTCGCCCACACCAGCTTCTACATGCTCGGGGCCTACGTGGCCTACACGCTGTCCGGGATCATCGGCTTCTGGCCGGCCCTGTTCATCGCGCCGCTGCTGATCGGCGTGCTCGGTGCCGGCTTCGAGCGCTACAGCCTGCGGCGCGTGCACAAGTACGGCCACGTGCCCGAGCTGCTCGTGACTTTCGGCCTGTCCTACCTGATCCTCGAACTGGTGCAGCTGGTCTGGGGCCGCTCGACCGTGCCCTATGGCCTGCCGCCGCAGCTGCAGGGCCCGCTCTTCACGCTCTACGGCACCCAGTTCCCCAGGTCGCGCTCCTTCATCATGCTGGTGGCGCTGCTGATGCTGCTGTCGGTATGGCTGCTGCTGACGCGCACCCGCATTGGCCTGGTCATCCAGGCCGCGCTCAAGCACCCGGAGATGGTCGAGGCCCTTGGCCACAACGTGCCGCGCGTGTTCATGCTGGTGTTCGGCGGCGGCGCGGCACTGGCGGGCCTGGCCGGCGTGGTGGGCGGCAACACCTACGTCACGGAGCCGGCGATGGCGGCCGCGGTCGGCTCGATCATCTTCGTGGTGGTGGTGGTCGGCGGCATGGGCTCGCTGGCCGGGGCCTTCCTGGCCTCGCTGCTGATCGGGATCATCCAGACCTTCGCGGTGGCGATGGACCAGTCGCTGGCCACCGGCCTGCAGGCGATCGGCGTGGCCGTCAGCGAGCAGACCTTCGGCTACGAGCTGCTCAAGCTCACGATCTCGCAGGTTGCGCCGATCCTGCCCTATCTGTTCCTGGTCCTGATCCTGATCTTCAGGCCCAAGGGTCTGCTCGGCACCCGGGAGGATTGA
- a CDS encoding branched-chain amino acid ABC transporter substrate-binding protein, protein MKFAPSPLSVLRIASAAILAATATGALAQKGETVKIAWLDPLSGLMAAVGTNQLKTYQFLAEEFNKKNVAGVKFEIIGIDNKLSPQETTNALRSAQDQGARYVFQGNGSGAALAIIDALEKNNARNPGKELLYINYAAVDPDLTNSKCSYWHFRLDADTSMKMEALTTFMKDQPDVKKVYLLNQNYSHGQQVAKFAKENLKTKRPDVQIVGEDLHPLAQVRDFAPYIAKIKASGADTVITGNWGSDLALLIKAANDSGLNNVKFYTYYGTVSGTPTAMGAASAGKVYQVGYGHYNMGGDIQRLAEEFNKKFNEDLYTSSAYTAFVMLSEAFVKAKSTDPVKVAAALEGMKFKSFNGEVEMRKTDHQLQQGLYIARWEKAEGKYKVDAEKTGYTFVPVKYYEPYVASTPTSCQMKRPSP, encoded by the coding sequence ATGAAATTCGCACCGAGCCCACTGAGCGTACTGAGAATTGCAAGCGCGGCCATCCTCGCCGCCACCGCCACCGGCGCCCTGGCCCAGAAGGGCGAGACCGTGAAGATCGCCTGGCTCGATCCGCTGTCCGGCCTGATGGCCGCGGTGGGTACGAACCAGCTCAAGACCTACCAGTTCCTGGCCGAGGAGTTCAACAAGAAGAACGTCGCCGGCGTCAAGTTCGAGATCATCGGCATCGACAACAAGCTCAGCCCGCAGGAAACCACCAACGCCCTGCGTTCGGCCCAGGACCAGGGTGCACGGTACGTGTTCCAGGGCAATGGCTCCGGCGCCGCGCTGGCCATCATCGATGCGCTCGAGAAGAACAACGCGCGCAATCCCGGCAAGGAGTTGCTGTACATCAACTACGCCGCCGTCGACCCGGACCTCACCAACAGCAAGTGCAGCTACTGGCATTTCCGCCTCGACGCCGACACCTCCATGAAGATGGAGGCGCTGACCACCTTCATGAAGGACCAGCCCGACGTGAAGAAGGTCTACCTGCTCAACCAGAACTACTCGCACGGCCAGCAGGTCGCCAAGTTCGCCAAGGAGAACCTGAAGACCAAGCGGCCCGACGTGCAGATCGTCGGCGAGGACCTGCACCCGCTGGCCCAGGTGCGCGACTTCGCGCCCTACATCGCCAAGATCAAGGCCTCCGGCGCCGACACCGTGATCACCGGCAACTGGGGTTCCGACCTGGCGCTGCTCATCAAGGCGGCCAACGACTCCGGGCTGAACAATGTCAAGTTCTACACCTACTACGGCACCGTCAGCGGCACGCCCACCGCCATGGGCGCGGCCTCGGCCGGCAAGGTGTACCAGGTGGGCTACGGCCACTACAACATGGGTGGCGACATCCAGCGCCTGGCCGAGGAGTTCAACAAGAAGTTCAACGAAGACCTCTACACCTCGTCCGCCTACACCGCCTTCGTCATGTTGAGCGAAGCCTTCGTCAAGGCCAAGTCCACCGACCCGGTCAAGGTCGCTGCGGCGCTGGAAGGCATGAAGTTCAAGAGCTTCAACGGCGAGGTCGAGATGCGCAAGACCGACCACCAGCTCCAGCAAGGCCTCTACATCGCCAGGTGGGAGAAGGCGGAGGGCAAGTACAAGGTCGATGCCGAGAAGACCGGCTACACCTTCGTCCCGGTCAAGTACTACGAGCCCTACGTGGCCAGCACCCCGACCTCCTGCCAGATGAAGCGGCCCAGCCCCTGA
- a CDS encoding 3-(methylthio)propionyl-CoA ligase, whose amino-acid sequence MLGLMQDQPLLISSLIEFAERHNGDGEIVSRRVEGDIHRSSWRQIASRARQVANALDQEQLLFSDRVATLAWNGYRHLELYYGVSGSGRVLHTVNPRLHPDQIAWIANHAEDQILCFDLTFLPLVQAVHPKCTTVRKWIALCDADKLPADTGIPNLVSYEAWMGRLSDQYDWPSFDENSASSMCYTSGTTGNPKAALYSHRSTLLHAYAAALPDVMNVSARDSVLPVVPMFHVNAWGIPYSAALTGCKLVFPGPALDGKSVYELIESEKVSFAAGVPTVWQMLLGHLQAQDLKFSTLKRTVIGGSACPPAMINAFQQRYGVEVLHAWGMTEMSPLGTLCTLKNKHLSQSQEQQTAIRMKQGRAIFGVDMKIVDGNGKELPWDGKASGDLLVKGPWVVKEYFKGEGGDPLVADERGRGWFPTGDVATIDADGFLQITDRSKDVIKSGGEWISSIDIENIAVAHPAVAMAACIGVPHPKWDERPIVVVVKKPGADLTREELLAFYGGKTVAKWQVPDDVVFVEAIPLGATGKILKTRLREQLRDYKLPEC is encoded by the coding sequence ATGCTGGGTTTGATGCAGGACCAACCGTTGCTGATCTCGTCGCTGATCGAGTTCGCCGAACGCCACAACGGCGACGGGGAAATCGTCTCGCGGCGGGTCGAAGGCGACATCCACCGCAGCAGCTGGCGCCAGATCGCTTCCCGTGCGCGCCAGGTCGCCAACGCGCTGGACCAGGAACAGCTGCTCTTCAGCGACCGGGTGGCGACCCTGGCCTGGAATGGATACCGCCACCTGGAGCTGTACTACGGCGTCAGCGGCAGCGGCCGCGTGCTGCACACCGTCAATCCGCGGCTGCATCCCGACCAGATCGCCTGGATCGCCAACCATGCCGAAGACCAGATCCTGTGCTTCGACCTCACTTTCCTGCCGCTGGTGCAGGCGGTCCACCCCAAGTGCACGACCGTGCGCAAGTGGATCGCGCTGTGCGATGCCGACAAGCTCCCGGCCGACACCGGCATCCCCAACCTGGTGAGCTACGAGGCCTGGATGGGCCGCCTGTCCGACCAGTATGACTGGCCGAGCTTCGACGAGAACTCGGCTTCGAGCATGTGCTACACGAGCGGCACCACCGGCAACCCCAAGGCCGCGCTCTACAGCCATCGCTCGACCCTGCTGCATGCCTACGCGGCCGCGCTGCCGGACGTGATGAACGTATCGGCGCGCGACTCCGTACTGCCGGTGGTGCCGATGTTCCACGTCAACGCCTGGGGCATCCCGTATTCGGCGGCGCTCACCGGATGCAAGCTGGTCTTCCCCGGCCCGGCACTGGACGGCAAGTCGGTCTACGAGCTGATCGAGAGCGAGAAGGTCAGCTTCGCGGCCGGCGTGCCCACCGTCTGGCAGATGCTGCTGGGCCACCTGCAGGCGCAGGATCTGAAGTTTTCCACCCTCAAGCGCACCGTGATCGGCGGCTCGGCCTGCCCGCCGGCCATGATCAACGCCTTCCAGCAGCGGTACGGGGTGGAGGTGCTGCATGCCTGGGGCATGACCGAGATGTCGCCGCTCGGCACGCTGTGCACGCTGAAGAACAAGCACCTGTCGCAGTCGCAGGAGCAGCAGACGGCCATCCGCATGAAGCAGGGCCGGGCCATCTTCGGCGTCGACATGAAGATCGTCGACGGCAACGGCAAGGAGCTGCCCTGGGACGGCAAGGCCTCCGGCGACCTGCTGGTCAAGGGGCCCTGGGTGGTCAAGGAATACTTCAAGGGCGAGGGCGGCGACCCGCTGGTGGCAGACGAGCGGGGCCGCGGCTGGTTCCCCACCGGGGACGTCGCCACCATCGATGCCGACGGCTTCCTCCAGATCACCGACCGCAGCAAGGACGTCATCAAGTCCGGCGGCGAATGGATCAGCTCCATCGACATCGAGAACATCGCGGTGGCCCACCCGGCTGTCGCAATGGCGGCCTGCATCGGCGTGCCCCATCCCAAGTGGGACGAGCGCCCGATCGTGGTGGTGGTGAAGAAGCCCGGCGCCGACCTCACCCGCGAGGAACTGCTGGCCTTCTACGGCGGCAAGACGGTGGCCAAGTGGCAGGTGCCCGACGACGTGGTCTTCGTCGAGGCGATCCCCCTGGGCGCCACCGGCAAGATCCTCAAGACAAGGCTGCGCGAGCAACTGCGCGACTACAAGCTGCCGGAGTGCTGA
- a CDS encoding UDP-N-acetylglucosamine 1-carboxyvinyltransferase, with amino-acid sequence MSSLIVHGGTPLRGRISPSANKNAVLPVLCATLLTREPLRLHGVPDITDVRKILEIFGALGSDVRLDREAGTLDLHHRDTAFDAARHRLPEEMRSSIMLVPPLLARFGVARLEDNVKGCTLGVREIDPHVEVFRHFGGRVERTEGSLLVRLAECMRPVDHWLDYASVTTTENFVLCAVAAAGTSTLTNAASEPHVQEFCRFMAMMGARIEGIGTSKLTVHGGAPLAGGEFRFNEDFHEITTFLALGAITGGEVQVRNTAPEQFPLIDRTFAKFGVRIEHRDGWSQAHRSGPLKVQAPFTANVLTKVEAAPWPYFPVDLLPIFIALGVRAEGNAMFWNKVYDGALGWTGELSKFGAHVFSSDPHRLITFGGGPLAPAVVESPYIIRVAIALFMVAASIEGRSEIRNAAPIRRAHPRFVENLRSLGVRVEWTQDE; translated from the coding sequence ATGTCCAGTCTCATCGTCCACGGCGGCACGCCCCTGCGCGGCCGGATCAGCCCTTCGGCCAACAAGAACGCGGTGCTGCCCGTGCTCTGCGCCACCTTGCTCACCCGCGAGCCCCTGCGCCTGCACGGCGTGCCCGACATCACCGACGTGCGCAAGATCCTCGAGATCTTCGGGGCCCTGGGCAGCGACGTTCGGCTCGACCGCGAGGCAGGCACCCTGGACCTGCACCACCGCGACACCGCCTTCGACGCCGCGCGCCATCGGCTGCCGGAGGAAATGCGTTCCTCGATCATGCTGGTGCCGCCGCTGCTCGCCCGCTTCGGCGTGGCGCGGCTGGAGGACAACGTCAAGGGCTGCACCCTGGGGGTGCGCGAGATCGATCCGCACGTCGAGGTCTTCCGCCACTTCGGCGGCCGCGTCGAACGCACCGAGGGCTCGCTGCTCGTGCGCCTGGCCGAGTGCATGCGGCCCGTGGACCACTGGCTGGACTACGCCTCCGTCACCACGACCGAGAACTTCGTGCTCTGCGCCGTCGCCGCCGCGGGCACCTCCACGCTGACGAACGCAGCCTCGGAGCCCCACGTGCAGGAGTTCTGCCGCTTCATGGCGATGATGGGTGCGCGCATCGAGGGCATCGGCACCTCCAAGCTCACCGTGCATGGCGGCGCACCGCTGGCCGGCGGCGAATTCCGCTTCAACGAGGACTTTCACGAAATCACGACCTTCCTGGCGCTGGGCGCCATCACCGGCGGGGAGGTGCAGGTGCGCAACACCGCGCCGGAGCAGTTCCCGCTGATCGACCGCACCTTCGCCAAGTTCGGCGTGCGGATCGAGCACCGCGACGGCTGGTCCCAGGCCCACCGCAGTGGCCCGCTGAAGGTGCAGGCCCCGTTCACGGCCAACGTTCTGACCAAGGTCGAGGCCGCCCCGTGGCCCTACTTCCCGGTGGACCTGCTGCCGATCTTCATCGCGCTGGGCGTGCGCGCCGAGGGCAACGCGATGTTCTGGAACAAGGTCTACGACGGAGCGCTGGGCTGGACCGGCGAGCTCTCGAAGTTCGGCGCCCATGTGTTCTCGTCCGACCCGCACCGGCTGATCACCTTCGGCGGCGGGCCGCTGGCGCCGGCCGTGGTCGAGAGCCCTTACATCATCCGCGTGGCGATCGCGCTCTTCATGGTCGCGGCGAGCATCGAGGGACGCTCGGAGATCCGCAACGCGGCGCCGATCCGGCGCGCCCATCCGCGCTTCGTGGAGAACCTGCGCAGCCTGGGGGTCCGCGTGGAGTGGACGCAGGACGAGTAG